The genome window ccatggcatcacaaagagtcggacatgactgagtgacttcactttcactttttactttatgaatatttaatgaataagtgaatgaacaaaCCATACTGTTTATGAGTGAGTATACTACATTTGAAAGCAGTGCTTTATTGATTTACATTTGGATTATCTTCAGTTTATTGCTTTTGCAGATAAACTTAGCCTGAACAGCAGTTCATACCCTTCCTGTTGCATCTTCTTGTCCATATATCTTCCTGGCTCCACTTGACTGTGTACCTCCATCTACTTTTGCAAAAATAGTTTCTGTTTCATGTATGACCAGCAAAGAAATTGCTTTTAATTGGCATGAACAAGAAACCCAACAAGAATGAGCATATGTGATGAATAGGATTTGCTGGAAATTTCTCTAATCTTACTAAGGTGTGGTTCACCAATGATTCTGATTCTTCTTTCAGACACAGAGTGGGATAActctttgttctcttttaaaGGTCCCTTAAAGTGACTTGCTTCTGCCAGCTGCAGTCCTAAGGAGCCAGCACAATTGTTTTGTTCTTCCATTCACAGTATAGGCTTCCTTTGCGTGGGTCCCAGAACAGAGCTGCCCCTGCCAACACAGTATGGGTATGCAATGATAGCAAGAAATAAATCTTGCTTGTAAAGCCCTTGAAATTTAGGGATTGTTTGCTATGGAAACCAACCTAGCTCCTCCcaacttccctgtggtccagggaAGACCCACATCAAGTTCTTGCAGCTGCTTCTTTTTTATAAAGAACTTTTTCAATTGAATTGtaaataatgtataatattttattagtcTCACATGTGTAACATAGAGATTTAATATTTTACACATGATGAAATAATCAGTAAGACCAGTTACATCCATCATCATAACAGTTAATATTAATGACCACATTCCCTATATATCTATCTCATCCCCATGACATATTTATCTTACAGATGGATGTTCGTAACTTTTAATTCCCTTCAACTATTTCATtcatcccccaaccccctcctctCTGGCAACAAACTTGTTTGTTCTCTGcattttgagtctgtttctgttttgttttgtttgttaatttgtCTTGTtatttagattctacatataaatgaaatcatatggtctttgttttcctctgtctgacttacttcacttagtctaACACCCTGCAGAtccattcatattgctgcaatggaaatttttcattcttttcattctctatgtatacatatcatatcttctctatccattcatctatggatGAATACTTCGGTTGactctatatcttggctattgtaaataatgcttcaatttgaatattggggtgcatataaCTTTTTCTAAttaatctgtttttaattttatttggataaacacccagaagtaaaattgctgaatcatatggtcattctatttttaaattttcaagcgACTTTCACACTGTTTTTCATGAcagcactaatttacattccaaccacaGTGTACAAGTGCTCCCTTTCCCCACATCTTTGCCAATgcttctttcttgtctttctgaaATAGCCCTTCTatgtacagatggctaataaacacatgaaaagatgctcaatatcactcattatcagagaaatgaaaatcaaaaccacagtgaggtaccatctcacgccagtcagaatggctgctgtccaaaagtctacaaacaataaatgctggagagagtgcagagaaaagggttagggactcttacactgttggtgggaatgcaaactagtacagccactatggagaacagtgtggagattccttaaaagactggaaatagaacagccatatgacccagcaatcccactgctgggcatatacatcgaggaaaccagaattgaaagagacacatgtaccccaatgttcatcgcagcactgtttacaatagccaggacatggaagcaatataGGTgcccatcggcagacgaatggataagaaagctgtggtacacaatagaatattactcagttattaaaaagaacacatttgaatcagttctaatgaggcggatgaaactaGAGTCTATTacaaagagtgaagtaagtcagaaataaaaacaccaatgcagtatattaacgcatatatatggaatttagaaagatagtaacgatgaccctatatgtgggacagcaaaagagacacagatgtaaagaacagacttttggactctgcgggagaagacgagggtgggatgatttgagagaatagcattgaaacatgtacgttatcatatgtgaaatagatcgccagtccaggttcgatgcatgagacagggtgctcagggctggtgcactgggatgaccctgagggatgggatggggaggagagatgagaggggtgttcaggatggggaacacatatacacctgtggctgattcatgtcaatgtatggcaaagcccACTAGAAtactgtaaagtaactagcctccaattaaaataaattaattaatttaaaaaataaaacagccttTCTGACAGATGTGTGTGAGgtggtagctcattgtggttttgatttgcatttccctgatcatTAGTTACGTTGAGCATACTTTcatgttggtcatttgtatgtcttctttggaaagaacATCTATTCAAGTTGTCtactttgttctgttttgttgaaATTGAGTTTTATGActagtttatatattttagatataaacCCCTAGTcaaatatatcatttgcaaatatattttcaccttttcattttgttggtggttTACTTTTCTATGAAAAGCTTTTTAgcttgatgtagtcccatttgttcattttttattttgttttccttgcctaagaagacatatacaaaaaattatcgctaagactgatgtcaaagagttattgcctatgtttttctaggaattttatggcttttggtcttacatttcagtctttaatccattttgagcttattttggtacataatataagaaaattatatagATTCATTCTTTAGCATGTAGCTCTTCAGTTTTCCAGCACtgtttattaaagagactgtcttttccccattgtatattcttgcctcctttgttgtagattaattgatcatatgaacatggttttatttctgtattctagTTTGTACCACTGATTCAtgggtctgtttttgtgccaaaatcatactattttgattactgtaaatCTATAGTACAGTTCCAAGTCTGAAAGTATGATATCTCCAGTTGTATTATTCTTTcacaagatttctttggctattctgggtcttttgtagCTCCATACAAATTTTCAAATAACTTGCTCTTGTCctatattttgttaaggattgcAGTGAGTCTGTAGATTGTTTTgaatagtatggacattttaaggatattgattcttctaatccatgggCACAAtatacctttccatttatttgtgttgtctttcatttctttcctcaagTCTTACAGGTTTAGGTTTTTCATCTCCttgggtaaatttattcctaggctGCACAGTTTCTAAAGGTATCATGTTGGATTCCTGATTCATTTCTTCCCCCAAGACCGGGCTGGGTGCTCTGGGTCCCTTCTGATGACCTGTGCTTCAGATACGTAACCTTTGTCAATACAGTAAACATCCTCTCTGGCTGACTTTTTCTGATAGCAATTTTCTCTATCCATGGCTACCTTGCTCCaaagaattatttgtttttaaacaaatgtaCTACATGATTTTCTCTCAGATAAACTGGAAGAAGACAAAATATAATTGTTATTTTGAGATATATCCTTATCGCCCTCAGCACCCTCACCCTGAACAGCTGTTTTTCCAGGGCATTGCCTGTAGCGTCTCTGTAAGCCTTCCTGTTTCCTGCTTCCTTGCTGGGCCTGATTCATTAGGACCATGGAGAAGTCTGCACTGCCACTCATGGCATTTCTCTCGCACCGTTACAGAGAACAGCTCTTGGTATCAGATGGTCTGTAGCAGCATTAGGAGAACAAGCCTCTGTTACACTTACTTTCCATCTGCACTCAAGTCAGGGTTTACTCTCATGTGTTGGAAAGAATGCTTTGGGTGAACACCTCAGTCTCTTCCTCCAAGGTTTCTGCCATTTTGCCTTTACCACAAAAGCCAGACCAATGTCCACctcaacaaaataacaaaaaaggagTTATCTCATGTTTAAAAATCTAAATCAGTCCTTTGTAAGCTAAATTTGTCCCATGTATAATAAGCCCTGCCTGCAAGATGCTTGGTGTGGATAACTTGACATGACCACCAAAAACTTTAATCCTTTCTGTGGCATAGTTTTACAAACTGCAAGCAAATTAAAAGAGCTTTTTGACTGGCTTTTGCTTCAAAACAGTCCCAAAATGTAGTTACCTAAAGCAACTACTTATAAACAAGGATTCTTCTGGGAAGTCTTTCTGATATGGTTCAAGCACAGCTTGTCTCAGTTAGCCTAGCTTAGGTGCCTGTAGTCAGTCGGCGAGTTGACTGGAGACTGGCTAGTTCCCATGGCCTCACATATCTGCTATCAGCTGAGACAAAGAAGGGGCATATATCTTTCATCAGCCAGCAAGATAGCCTAGACTTATTCACATGATGGTGGACATAGGATTTCAAGAGCAGCAACAAGGGGAACCCTAATGCACAAAGTGATTTGCAAGGTTCTGCTTATATCATATTTGTTACTTTTgtcccattggccaaagcaaatgACAAAGTAGCCCAAACTCAAAGGATGAAGAAAGCTTCTACCTCAAATTGGAGGGGTTCTTAAAGATGTAGATACAAGGACAGGAAGCATCTGTGGCCATTTTTTGCCATAGGCCAAAAAAAGGGCAGTCTCCAACCCAGGCCTCAGGCTTCCTTTTCAAAGCCTCAGGCTTCCTCaggctttccttcctttctatccACTCAGTGTACTCATTCCACTCCCACGGGACCCTTCGGAAGCCTGGGACATGTCCTATACCATCTCTAGTTCCCCAAATCCACACTAGTGTCTATAGCACAAAGCGCCATTCTGTATGGCTTGGGATAAAAGACTATCATTTTCGTAAACAACTATATAAATGGTTTCCAAATCAGGAACTCAATAGTTAAAGTTTGAGTAGCATACCATTACTATGTGAATTTTTAAGAGCTGCCGTAATTAGCATATTgagttcttttaatttcaattactCCTTAACTTCAAGTACTAGCATTTCTATAATGTTGCATAATTTACCCATAGAGAAACATCCTCATGTCTTGTACCTGGCACTTCATTCTCTGCACTTTTCTTCTTTACAGCTTCCAGATTGCAAGGTATACTAATACTTGTTAACATACACATTGTGAAAAATCTGGAATCACTTTGTATAATACAGTTATTAGCCACATATGGTTACTGAGTATTTCAGTAGCCATATGGCTAGTTAAAATTTAGATGtgctttaatttaaatatatctatACTTAAatacagtgtgtgtatatatatatatatttaaatatatatatatacttattatactgcatatatataattatatatatacacttatatatactgcatttaagtatatatatatatatacttatatatatatatactgcatttTTAGCATTTAGTATGAAGAAAAGAATGTTAAATACAATGCTAATAACTTTCACATTGATTACATATCAAAATGACTCTATTTTGAAAatttgggttaaataaaatatattattgaaattaatttcaaatatttatttttactttttaaatgtagctACTGAAATTTATACATTTTGGCTCTCAGAATTTATTCtagaaatttacagaaaaataaaagataatgggTTATATTAATATCAACCAAATTATGTTCAAATATATTTGAGAACAAAAAAACATTCTGAAAGATAAAGAAGTTTATTACATAATAAAAAAGGGTCAGTTATCAAGAAGATACAAATTCTAAACATTTATGCCCCTAATAATAGTACTTTAAAGTATaggaagcaaaaactaaaagctaCAGGAAATAATAGACAAACCTACAAAGAGAATTTTGATACCCCTTCTTCCAATCATTGATAGAACAAATAGACTGAAAATCAACCAGGATAGAGAAGACTGGAACCATATTAGCAACCAACTTtacctaattgacatttatagggAGTACCACTCAGCAGCAAAACACACAGTCTTTACAAGAATACATGGAATATTGAGCAAGTGCCACATTCTAAGCCATAAAACATGTATCAATAGAATTGATAAATCCAAGGCAGACTGGTCAGGAagcaaaaagagagaagatatgAATTATCAGCATCAGGAATAAGCATCACTATAGATCCTACAGCTAATCAAAGAATAAGAAAGTCACAACTGTAGAAGTTAGTAAGgtaaaaaatactgtatttttttaatttatttattttaattagaggctaattacgttacaatattgtattggttttgccatacatcaacatgaatctgccacgggtgtacacatgttcccaatcctgaaccccctcccacctccctccccataccatccctctgggtcatcccagtgcaccagccccaagcatcctgtattttgTGTGAGTGTGGCGAGAACTCTCCTGCACAGTGAAGCATACTGATACTGCAACTTCTTTCCTGAGAATGTATCCAAGAGAAAGCCTCAAGCAATTTCCAATTTGCGTTTTTCTTGCTCCAGTTTTTCAATCTCCAGAGACAATTTATGTAACTCCAGGGCCACCTTTGCTTCCATGGCATTTGGGTAACACTGTAGGAGTTTTTGGCCTTTCAAGACTGCCTCACAAACTTCAGCAGATACctgaaagaggaaacaaaaagaatgatTTCAGAAAGTTTCCTCATCCTTGTAAAGGGTGAGCTTCTTCAGGAAGTCTTATGACATAAGGAAGACTGAAAAATGAAGAACAACCCCAGGACCAATGATGGGTAGGaaactccagaaaaatattttggatcctagaaaaatattttcctgagaGCTCAGTCTGTGTTTGTTCTCAAATAATAATCAGCATCAGTGCCAAACACAGAGGAAGTATAAGCAGGAAGGAAATCTCCCCAAAAAACAACTAGCACATCAGTTCTGCTGACCAACCAGAAATGGAGCAAAACCACATAATTTATTGGAGGAAATACCAAAGACTAGATATCTGGTCAATAAGACTCTTTTGTTCACACACCTGAGATGACCCACTGTAAGGTGGAAAGAGCCAATAGACACCTTATAAATTCACCCCCCCCAACTGAAATAGACCTTTAAgacatattatttctttttctattttatgaaccatcccattttcctttaattaatttTGAGGTGTCATATGACATAAAATTCATTGGCTGTTACTCACCTTCTCACACTTGGGCACATCCGGACTCCAAGATTTGTTCTCTGAGCAAAAGATGTTCTGGGAACCAACCATCCTATAGCCAGGGTCACACCTGGCAGTGACAGTTTCAGAGCTGACATATTGATCCTTCTCCACAGACAGCTTTCCATTTGATATTTCTGGTTTTGGGCATAGAGCTGTAATCAAGACACATTTTCTTAGCATTGTGAACATCTCAGATACAACACATTTTAACACtaataatatcatttaaaaaggataaaaatattgcTGAATTCTACCTTTCTTTTCTACGCTACTGatacactactactactactaccaaTACTGGCAAGTATTTATGGAGCTCTGGCTGGAATCACCTGTGTGCAAACACAATATATACATCATTTAAAGTAAGCTTTCAGCAACTCTGTGAGGGAGGCCCTATGGTTATCTCCACCTTAGACATGAGGCAACTGAGACACAGGGAAGTTAAATGCCTTGCCCCACATCACATAATTGCAGCGGCAGAGCAAAAGTGAGAGCCTAGGGGCTGTTCTGAGCTGTTAACTTCTGCCCTATGGGACCTGTCTTCTTGCCTCAGTTTCAtcttgtgtaaaaaaaaaaaaaaaaaaatagcaccagTAACTCAGCTCCTGGAGTTATTATGAGTGAAATGATTTAAATAACCTTTAGCAACATTTTCCTTATTCTGCCATAATAGCCACTTAACCCAATAAGGAGGTCAACCCTATCAGTCAACTCTCCCATGAAAGGTTCTGGCCTCTATAAGAATTTGAGGTGCCATTTATTGGATATGTGGGAATTAAACCACAGTGGACCTCACTCAGGCTCAAGCACATGCTCATGACAACTTTACCTCTGGCTGGGAGGACGCATTCTCTCAGAGTCACTTCTGAATTACTCCATAGTAGCTCTATCTCTTAGTGCTATTCTGCCTCCAGAGAACCTAGATTACCTTTACACTGAGGAGCCGGTGGTGACCAGCTGAAAAATCTGCAGGAGATTCTAGCCTCTCCAACAAGAGTATATCCTTCCTGACATTCATACTCAACCACATCAGTTCCCCATGTTTGTTTTTGAATATACGTAAAGTGTCCATGTTTAACTTCAGGTGGTGGAATACAACCTTCAAtggtgaaagagagagaagaggtttttgttgttgttgttgtttaaacaaAGCAGCACATTAAACAAAGCAGCATTCAACTAAAGTGATCGATTGAAAGACTTTTATCCTTCCCAATAAATTTCATTGCCCATAAGATAATTGGAATTATTCACAAAGAAGAAATgtggtggtgctggtttagtcactaagtcgtgtccaactcttgtgacttcacggactgtagcctgccaggcttctctgtccatgggattctccaggcaagaatactgagtgggtttccatttccttctccaggggatcttcccaacccaaggatcgaacccgggtctccagcattgcaggcagattctttaccaactgagctatgaaggaagcacCAAAGAAGGACTGTGCTCCTCTATTACCATGTGGCTGGAAATTAAGGAAAGGAGGTA of Bubalus bubalis isolate 160015118507 breed Murrah chromosome 5, NDDB_SH_1, whole genome shotgun sequence contains these proteins:
- the LOC112577791 gene encoding zona pellucida sperm-binding protein 3 receptor isoform X2 translates to MKPVSGRKSPVLYLLGILTVLLCPEGLQALCPKPEISNGKLSVEKDQYVSSETVTARCDPGYRMVGSQNIFCSENKSWSPDVPKCEKVSAEVCEAVLKGQKLLQCYPNAMEAKVALELHKLSLEIEKLEQEKRKLEIA
- the LOC112577791 gene encoding apolipoprotein R isoform X1, whose amino-acid sequence is MKPVSGRKSPVLYLLGILTVLLCPEGLQGCIPPPEVKHGHFTYIQKQTWGTDVVEYECQEGYTLVGEARISCRFFSWSPPAPQCKALCPKPEISNGKLSVEKDQYVSSETVTARCDPGYRMVGSQNIFCSENKSWSPDVPKCEKVSAEVCEAVLKGQKLLQCYPNAMEAKVALELHKLSLEIEKLEQEKRKLEIA